GGGAGGAAGTGAGTGTATTAGAAAAGAGTATTGATAGAACAATATAAATACTGAATTGTAAAATAAAAATAGAAAAAGAGAGGAGATAAAAAGATGAATTCACAGCAATGGACATCGAAATTAGGTTTCGTATTAGCTGCAGCAGGTTCAGCAATTGGTCTTGGGGCGATTTGGAAATTCCCGTATATGGCCGGAATCGGAGGAGGCGGAGCGTTCTTCCTTATTTTCATCGGTTTCACATTATTAATTGGTTTACCGCTATTATTAGCTGAATTCGTTATTGGAAGAAGTACACAAAAAGAGGCTGTTGATGCGTATAGAGAGATTGCTCCTAAAACGTTATGGCCGTGGTTAGGTAAATTAGGGATTGTAACATGTTTCATATTACTTTCTTTCTACAGTGTTGTAGGGGGCTGGATTTTATTATACTTATGGAATGCAATTACAGGTAGACTATGGGAAGGGAATGGAGCATACGAAGCTACGTTTGGTGAAATCATTTCCAATCCGTATTTAGCAGTTGGATCACAGCTATTATTCATCCTTATTACTATTTTTATCGTAAGTAAAGGTGTACAAAATGGTGTTGAAAAAGTAAATAAATATTTCATGCCAGCGCTATTCGTTTTATTCTTTATATTAATTGTTCGTGCACTTACGTTAGACGGTGCTGGAGAAGGAGTTCGATTCTTCTTACAACCTGATTTCTCAAACGTAACATCAGAAATCATTTTATATGCAATGGGGCAATCGTTCTTCTCGCTATCTGTCGGTGTAGCCGTTATGGTAACGTATAGCTCATACTTACCGAAAGAAGAAAGTTTACCGCGTTCAGCATTTTCTATCGTAGCTTTAACACTTGTTATTACATTACTTGCAGGACTTGCAATTTTCCCAGTTGTGTTCGCATTTGGAATGGAACCATCTCAAGGACCAGGACTATTATTTATCGTATTGCCAGCTATTTTCAGTAAAATGGCGTTTGGAAAATTATTCTTCATCGTTTTCTTATTACTATTCTTCTTTGCTACTATTACATCAGCAATTTCGATGTTAGAAATTAGCGTTGCATCTTTAACAACAAAAGGTAAAAGCAAAGGAAAACGTGAAAAAATGGCTTTAATTGTTGGGTTGTTAATCTTTGTTGTTGGGGTACCATCAGCATTATCATTCGGTTTGTTAAGTGATGTGAAACCATTTGGGAAAACAATTTTTGATTTAGCAGACTATGCGGTTAGTAACATACTAATGCCACTTGGTGTTTTATTAGTTTCCATCTTTGTTCCGTTGAAAATGAAGAAAGATGTATTAATGAAAGAGCTTGGTGTAAGTAAAAATAAAGGCTATAAACTATTCGTATTATGGTTATTCTTACTTCGCTATATTGCACCAATTGCGATTATTATCGTATTCCTAAATGTACTTGGAATTATATAAAAAGAAAGGTAGCGTATCTTGGTATGATACGCTACCTTTTTATTTTTCTCTTTTTTGCAGTTCATTTACTGTTACGAATTGATACCCCTTTTTAGATAAAGAGTCTAAAATACCTTCAATGGTCTGCAGATTTTCATTAGATTTATCGTACATAGAGTGCAATAAAATGATAGAACCAGGTTTTATATTCTTGTTGACGTAGTCAATTTTGTCAGTTGCAGATTTATAAAAAGTATCAGGTTCAAGATTCCATGTGATAGTTTCAATATTATTTTTGTTTAAATAGTATGGTAGTCCTATTAGTTTCTTACCGTTGGGTGGCCTAAAATCAATTTCGTCGGTAAATCCTGTTTGGCGAATTAATGAATTTGTGTTTTCTATTTCTTCTTTAATGAAAGAAGGTGATTTAAAAACCATTCTGTTATGAGAATATGTATGATTTCCAAGTTGGTGTCCAGATTGAACAATCGCTTTACCTAATGGTAAATTGTTTTCTAATTCGTTTCCGATAACAAAGAAAGTAGCTTTAGCATTGTACTTATCTAGCAGTGGTAGTATTTGTTTTACATTGTTAGTAGGGCCATCATCAAAAGTTAAAGCAATCACTTTTTCATTCGTTTTAATGCGATTTGTTAAGTCTCCAAATAATTGAAAGCTTCTTGCGTTCATTAATTTGTATGTTCCGAATAAAGCTGTAGTAATAATGAATATTGTAACTATTGTAATGATTATTCTCTTCTTCATAACGCAACCTCACTATACTTTTTGATTCGATTAAAAAGTATTATATCAAACTGTGTAACTTGTTGCTTCAAAAATTGTGAAGATGCAAGGAGAGGGAATTTATCATATAATAAAATGCAAAAGGTATATTAGGAGGTGCTTATATGGCGATTACAATTCAATTGCCAGACACTGCAGCGTCTCATGCAAAGCCAAGTATGGAAATGGCGATACTTTGCGTGAGGTAGACAAGTAATATACAATCAATCGCCAAAATGAGCTCGTATCATTTTTTATATTTGGCTTTGCACCTTATTGAAATGAACCATAAAAAATAAGGGGCGAGCAGAAATGAAATACGTAAAGGCTAAGGCCGTTTTACCGGAAAGTTTAATTGCTGAAATTCAAAAGTATATACAAGGTGAAACAATTTACATTCCAAAACAAGAAACAAAACATTATAAATGGGGTACACGATCTGGCGGAAGAAAACAACTGGATGAAAGAAATAAAGCAATTAAAGACGCTTTTAAAAGTGGAATTGCAATTCATCAATTAGCAGAAGAATATTTTCTTTCCGGAGAAACGATTAAAAAGATTGTGTATTCTAAATAAACAAAAGTAAAAGAGTCTGATTCGAATATTATTTTGAATCAGACTCTTTTTACTTTGTATGTATTGAATATGGATGGGCATGATAATATCAAAAATGCAACGTCTATGTATTAAACAGAATACATAGAGTGCGGGTTAAAGCAGAAAGGTGAATAACTATGAATCATCTTGGACAAATAACGATAGAGCTTTTAGTTGGTTTTTTTGTTCTATTAATTGCTACAAAAATATTAGGGAAAACACAAATATCTCAGCTAACGCCTTTTGATTTTATTTCTGCTATCGTTCTTGGTGAGCTTGTTGGAAATTCAATATATGATCCTAAAATTAAAGTGTGGTCTATTTTATATTCAGTATTTGTTTGGGTCATATTAATTTACACAATAGAAGTGATAACGCAAAAAATAAGAGGAACAAGAAGGTTTTTTGAAGGATACCCTTCTATTATCATTCGTAATGGGCATATTGACCGAGAGCAATTAAGTGCAAATCATTTGGACATCAACCAATTACAGCAAATGCTAAGACAACAAAAAGATATTTTTTCAATCCGAGAAGTTGAATATATGATATTGGAACCTAACGGAAACATAAGCGTTCTGAAAAAAAGTAAATATGAAACTCCCAATATAAATGATTTAAGTTTAAAACATAAGCCAGTATACTTACCCATTTCATTAATTAGTGACGGAAAAGTAGTTAAGGATAATTTGAGGGAAGCAGGTTTTGATGAGGGATGGCTTTATAAGCAAATTAAGCAAAAAGGGATTACTAAATTTGAGGATGTATTATATGCGGAATGGAAAACAGATGATGGATTTTTTTGTCAGGAGATGAAAAGATTAAAATAGTAATAAAAAAACAATTTCTAGAGGCATGTCTATGCAATGTTCATTTCTAAATTATCTTTTACATATCAAAAAACTGAATCATTGTATACAATAAAACTAGATCAACAATTTGTATGGAGTGATAAAGATGGAAGCTTTTATTAGAAGTGATCAATATAATTTTATAAAGTCACAAGCTTATATTTTAGCAAATGGACATGCGACGGCAAATGATAGAGGAGTAATTCAAGCGTTAAAATCACTTGCAATTGAAAAGATAATACATGTATTTGAGAATTTAACGGATGAACAGAAAGAGTTAATTGATACGGTATTAACAGTTGAAAATAGAGAAGATGCAGAATCGTTTTTACTGAAAATAAATCCGTATGTAATACCATTTCAGGAAGTTACAGCACAAACGTTAAAAAAATTATTTCCTAAGGCGAAAAAATTAAAACTTCCTGATATGGAAGAAATTAATATGAAAGAAACGTCTTATTTAAGCTGGATTGATAAAGGAACAAGCAGGAAATTTATAATTGCAAAAAACAATAATAAGTTCGTTGGTCTACAAGGAACGTTCCAAAGCATAAATAAAAAAAGTATTTGTTCATTATGTCATGGGCATGAAGAAGTAGGGATGTTTTTAGTTGAAATAAAAGGAAAAATCCCAGGAACGTTTGTTAAAAAGGGCAATTATATTTGCAAAGATGGTGTTGCTTGTAACCATAACATGAAATCGCTTGATAAATTACAGGATTTTATTGAGAGATTGAAGAAATAAATAGAAGACCTCTAGTACTTAAACTGGAGGTTTTTATTTTTTGAAGAAGTAGTAATAGATTTCCTTTGTAGATGTAGATTAAAAATAAAGTTTGATAAAAATATCTATTTCAATACAGTTGCTTATTTTGAAGGAGGTAAAACATGGATTACATTTCACCGAAAGATGAGGTGTTAAAGGTGAAACGGTGGCCTAAAGATACGATAGCGGCCGGTCGTGGTCATACCGTTGCTCTTAAATCGGATGGCACGGCGGTAGCAGTGGGGCGAAATAAAGAAGGTGAATGCAATGTAAGCGGCTGGCGTGATATTGAAGCGGTCGTGGTGGGGAATGTTCATATGGCGACGAACACAGGTAATACTCATACAATCGGTCTTACAACTGACAGTACTGTGGTAGCAGTGGGGTGGAATAAGCATAACCAATGCGATGTAAACGACTGGAATAATATTGTAACAGTGGCGGCGGGTTGGCGGCTTACCATTGGTCTTAAATCGGATGGTACGGTGGTAGCAGTGGGGCGAAATAAAGAAGGTGAATGCAATGTAAGCGGCTGGCGTGATATTGTGGTGGTCGCAGCAGGCGACTGGCATACTATCGGCCTTAAATTGGACGGTACGGTGACGGCTATGGGTAATAATCGGTATGACCAATGCAATGTCAGTGGCTGGAGGGATATTGTGGCGATAGCGGCAGGCTATCTTCATACCGTTGGTCTTAAATCAGACGGTATGGTGACGGCTGTGGGTAATAATAAACATGGTCAACGTGATGTAAGTGATTGGCACGATATTGTGGCGATAGCGGCAGGGAGTAATCATACAATTGGTCTTACATCTGACGGCATAGTGACGGCTGTGGGTAATAATAAACATGGTCAATGTGATGTAAGTGATTGGCGCGATATTGTAGCGATAGCGGCGGGTTGTGCCCATACAGTCGGTCTTAAATCAGACGGCACGGTGGTAGTAGTGGGTGATAACGAATATGGCCAATGCGATGTAGACAGCTGGCACGGTATCCGACTGCCCAGCAATTAGTTTTTAATAACAACAAGCCAGAGAATCACTGAACGAGTTAATGGGTATTGTTCTAGAAATAAGTTTATTCAATTAAGTGGTGCTTGTACCGCTTTGTCCATTTATCTGAACATCAATCTATTAATTACAAGATTTTTTCAGGATGGCGGCATTAGTTTAGAGTCATTTGAAAAATTAATACGTTCCGAACGTGCAATGAGAAGTGAATGGACGATACAACCATTTTGTCAGTCTAAATATTTGTTGATGAGGAATAACAATATTTACTTTACAACAAATCACCAGTAATATTATTCTATTTCAGGAGTAATTATGGAATAAGATATGTAGAAAATAATCAAGCTTAAATCTACTGAATAAGAATCCTTTTTCAAAAGGGGTTCTTATTTTTTTCATAAAATGAGAGTTCACATGGTATTTTTGAACAAACTTTATTCAAAGCTACAGTAGAAGATATAATTTACAAATAAAGCATAGGAGAGGTGAAGAAATGTTTAAAAAGTTTTTACTTTCTTTACCAGATTTTTCACTTGTATGTATCGTTCTCTACATAACGTACACAACTTCTCTTAGTTTTGGAACGATGTTATTAATCGCGATTGCAATCGGAATAATTGGTGGTCTTGCTATAAGAATATGTACGGATTTATTCACATTCATCAAGTGGACAATCAAACAAAGGAAACCTTGAATATGTTTAATAGCTATAAGGAGGGAATGAAATGACGAAGAAAAAGAATAGAGTGAAAAACGAGATAGTACTTTGGACATTAACAGCGATTGGTCTTTTAATTGTATGGTACTTTTCTCAAAGATAAAAACGCATCGTACTTTTAAAAGAAAGCACGATGCGTTTTTATTATTTTTTTTGCCAATTTTCTTTTATGAAATCTTCACGACCAGATTCTTTACGCTCGGTAGCATATTTCTCTGGATTCTTTTTATAGAAATGTTGGTGGTATTCCTCTGCTTCATAAAAAGGTGCAGCTGAGCGAATTTCAGTCACAATAGGATTTTTAAACATACCGCTTTCTGCTAGAGTTTGCTTCGATTTTTCTGCAAGTTCTTTTTGTGTTTCATTATGATAAAAAATTGCTGTGCGGTAAGAGGGACCACGATCGAAAAATTGTCCGCCGTCATCAGTTGGATCAATTTGTGGCCAATATAAATCTAGTAATTTTTGATACGGGAAAATAGAGGGATCAAATGTAATTTGAACGACTTCTAAATGTCCCGATGTCCCTGATTTTACTTGTTCGTATGTTGGGTTTTCTATATGACCACCCGCATAACCAGAAATGATTTTTTGAATGCCAGGAAGCTCGTCAAATGGCTTTACCATGCACCAAAAACAACCGCCTGCGAAGGTTGCGAGTTCGTATGTTTTTTCGGACATTGCTGTAATCCTCCTAAATGTATATGTTTTATACAGTATTATATAAATTGTTTTATTGCGCAATAAAAAAGATTTGAAAATATATGTTTTTTATAAACAAGATCCTCCGCTCACATCGATCAATTGTCCAGTAACCCAGCGGCTATCAGGAGAAGCGAGAAATGCAGCGGTATCGGCAATGTCTTCTACTTCACCTAATCGATTGAAAGCTGAAATGTTAGTAGCGTACTGTTTCATCATTGGATCGATCAAGAGTTCCGCATTCATATCTGTTTTAATGAAGCCTGGAAGTATTGCATTTACAGTAATACCTCGTGCGCCAAGTTGTTTTGCTAGAGTGAAAGTCATTGTGTTAATTGCACCTTTCGTCATACTATATGCAACGAAATCAGGTAAAGAAATGCGAGTTGCGGCTGATGAGATATTAACAATCCGGCTATTGTCACGTAAACGCGGTAGAGCTTGTTGGATGATGAAGAATGGTGCTTTTGCATTTACTGAAACGATTCTATCAAAAAAATGTTCAGTCGTTTCTTCAATAAAAGCACCAGGTCCAATTCCAGCGTTGTTTATTAAAATATCAAATTCCGTTCCACCAGTTCGATTTTGCAATTCAGTATCTAAAGAGTTATATAGATTTTCTACACCGTGTAAAGATTCAAGATTTGCACCGATAGAAAAAGCTGATCCGCCATTTGATTGAATTTCATGAACAGTTTCTTCAGCATCTTCTTTTCGGTTACCATAATGAACAGCAACTAATGCACCGTCGTTTGCTAAACGCTTTGCGATAGCACGTCCAATTCCTCGGCTTGCTCCAGTAACTAATGCTATTTTACCTTTTAACATAGTTCTCTCATCTCCTCATAAATTTTTTATATGTTTTTAAGTTGTTTTTCTTTATGTAGAAAAGCAAACATACTTAAGTAATATATGAGTACGTGTAAGGAGGTCATTCCAATTTTGTTTTGAGAAAAAATAAATAACTTTTTAGTATATGAATTGAGATTGAAAAATAAATTTTCAAAAAATATATTGACAATGAAAAGAAGAAAGTCCTATAATACGTTTAATAAATAAAAGTTAATTGAGAATTTTCTGACTTTATATCTTGTATATGCAAAGAAGAGGAAAGTAGATGATTATGATCGTTTCAGAGAGCTACTCCAAGGCTGCGAGAGTAGTAACCATCGAATCATTGAATATCACCTCGGAGCATCGCTTGCGAAAGGGAAACTGAGTAGAGGGCGGCGGCATCGTCTCCGGTAAAAGGACGGGGGTCTGATTGGACCTACAGAGCTTATATTTCGTGAGAAGTGTAAGGAAGCTGAGTGGTAACGCGAAACTCTCGCCTCAGCAATCAAAGCTACTATTAAGTAGTAGTTGATTGCTGAGGTGAGAGTTTTTATTTTAAAAAATAGATTAAGTAAGAGAAAAAATGTGTAAGAAGGGATTTGACAAGATGAGAAGTGACATGATTAAAAAAGGTTTTGATAAAGCTCCGCATCGTAGTTTATTAAAAGCAACTGGTTTAAAAGATGAAGATTTTGATAAACCGTTTATAGCAATTTGTAATTCTTTTATTGAAATTATTCCAGGTCATAAGCACTTAAATGAGTTTGGGAAACTTGTTAAAGAAGCAGTGCGTGCAGCAGGCATGGTTCCATTTGAATTTAATACAATTGGAGTAGATGATGGGATTGCGATGGGCCATATCGGTATGCGTTATTCGCTTCCGAGTCGTGAAATTATTGCAGATTCAGTAGAAACGGTTGTAAATGCACACTGGTTTGACGGAATGATTTGTATTCCGAACTGTGACAAAATTACACCAGGTATGATGATGGCTGCACTTCGCATAAACATTCCAACTGTTTTTGTTTCAGGTGGACCGATGGCAGCTGGGAAAACATCTAAAGGGGAAGTTGTCGATTTAAGTTCTGTTTTTGAAGGGGTAGGAGCCTACCAATCTGGGAAAATTTCAGAAGAAGAATTAAAGGATATTGAAGATCATGGCTGTCCATCTTGTGGTTCTTGTTCCGGTATGTTTACAGCGAACTCTATGAACTGTTTATGTGAAGTGTTAGGCTTAGCTCTTCCTGGTAACGGGAGTATTTTAGCAATTGATCCAAGACGTGAGGAGTTAATTAAACAAGCAGCAGAAAAATTGAAAATTTTAATTGAAAGAGATATTAAACCACGCGACATTGTAACAGAAGAAGCAATTGATGATGCGTTTGCACTTGATATGGCGATGGGTGGATCAACGAATACAGTATTACACACGTTAGCACTCGCGCAAGAGGCGGGGTTAGATTACGATATGAACCGCATTGATGCAGTTTCAAGGCGTGTACCGCATTTATGTAAAGTAAGTCCAGCTTCTAATTGGCATATGGAAGATATCGATCGAGCAGGCGGGATTAGTGCAATTTT
This Bacillus mycoides DNA region includes the following protein-coding sequences:
- a CDS encoding sodium-dependent transporter, whose product is MNSQQWTSKLGFVLAAAGSAIGLGAIWKFPYMAGIGGGGAFFLIFIGFTLLIGLPLLLAEFVIGRSTQKEAVDAYREIAPKTLWPWLGKLGIVTCFILLSFYSVVGGWILLYLWNAITGRLWEGNGAYEATFGEIISNPYLAVGSQLLFILITIFIVSKGVQNGVEKVNKYFMPALFVLFFILIVRALTLDGAGEGVRFFLQPDFSNVTSEIILYAMGQSFFSLSVGVAVMVTYSSYLPKEESLPRSAFSIVALTLVITLLAGLAIFPVVFAFGMEPSQGPGLLFIVLPAIFSKMAFGKLFFIVFLLLFFFATITSAISMLEISVASLTTKGKSKGKREKMALIVGLLIFVVGVPSALSFGLLSDVKPFGKTIFDLADYAVSNILMPLGVLLVSIFVPLKMKKDVLMKELGVSKNKGYKLFVLWLFLLRYIAPIAIIIVFLNVLGII
- a CDS encoding polysaccharide deacetylase family protein: MKKRIIITIVTIFIITTALFGTYKLMNARSFQLFGDLTNRIKTNEKVIALTFDDGPTNNVKQILPLLDKYNAKATFFVIGNELENNLPLGKAIVQSGHQLGNHTYSHNRMVFKSPSFIKEEIENTNSLIRQTGFTDEIDFRPPNGKKLIGLPYYLNKNNIETITWNLEPDTFYKSATDKIDYVNKNIKPGSIILLHSMYDKSNENLQTIEGILDSLSKKGYQFVTVNELQKREK
- a CDS encoding CD3324 family protein, whose protein sequence is MKYVKAKAVLPESLIAEIQKYIQGETIYIPKQETKHYKWGTRSGGRKQLDERNKAIKDAFKSGIAIHQLAEEYFLSGETIKKIVYSK
- a CDS encoding DUF421 domain-containing protein: MNHLGQITIELLVGFFVLLIATKILGKTQISQLTPFDFISAIVLGELVGNSIYDPKIKVWSILYSVFVWVILIYTIEVITQKIRGTRRFFEGYPSIIIRNGHIDREQLSANHLDINQLQQMLRQQKDIFSIREVEYMILEPNGNISVLKKSKYETPNINDLSLKHKPVYLPISLISDGKVVKDNLREAGFDEGWLYKQIKQKGITKFEDVLYAEWKTDDGFFCQEMKRLK
- a CDS encoding FusB/FusC family EF-G-binding protein is translated as MEAFIRSDQYNFIKSQAYILANGHATANDRGVIQALKSLAIEKIIHVFENLTDEQKELIDTVLTVENREDAESFLLKINPYVIPFQEVTAQTLKKLFPKAKKLKLPDMEEINMKETSYLSWIDKGTSRKFIIAKNNNKFVGLQGTFQSINKKSICSLCHGHEEVGMFLVEIKGKIPGTFVKKGNYICKDGVACNHNMKSLDKLQDFIERLKK
- a CDS encoding RCC1 domain-containing protein, whose translation is MDYISPKDEVLKVKRWPKDTIAAGRGHTVALKSDGTAVAVGRNKEGECNVSGWRDIEAVVVGNVHMATNTGNTHTIGLTTDSTVVAVGWNKHNQCDVNDWNNIVTVAAGWRLTIGLKSDGTVVAVGRNKEGECNVSGWRDIVVVAAGDWHTIGLKLDGTVTAMGNNRYDQCNVSGWRDIVAIAAGYLHTVGLKSDGMVTAVGNNKHGQRDVSDWHDIVAIAAGSNHTIGLTSDGIVTAVGNNKHGQCDVSDWRDIVAIAAGCAHTVGLKSDGTVVVVGDNEYGQCDVDSWHGIRLPSN
- the msrA gene encoding peptide-methionine (S)-S-oxide reductase MsrA — its product is MSEKTYELATFAGGCFWCMVKPFDELPGIQKIISGYAGGHIENPTYEQVKSGTSGHLEVVQITFDPSIFPYQKLLDLYWPQIDPTDDGGQFFDRGPSYRTAIFYHNETQKELAEKSKQTLAESGMFKNPIVTEIRSAAPFYEAEEYHQHFYKKNPEKYATERKESGREDFIKENWQKK
- a CDS encoding SDR family oxidoreductase; this translates as MLKGKIALVTGASRGIGRAIAKRLANDGALVAVHYGNRKEDAEETVHEIQSNGGSAFSIGANLESLHGVENLYNSLDTELQNRTGGTEFDILINNAGIGPGAFIEETTEHFFDRIVSVNAKAPFFIIQQALPRLRDNSRIVNISSAATRISLPDFVAYSMTKGAINTMTFTLAKQLGARGITVNAILPGFIKTDMNAELLIDPMMKQYATNISAFNRLGEVEDIADTAAFLASPDSRWVTGQLIDVSGGSCL
- the ilvD gene encoding dihydroxy-acid dehydratase; this translates as MRSDMIKKGFDKAPHRSLLKATGLKDEDFDKPFIAICNSFIEIIPGHKHLNEFGKLVKEAVRAAGMVPFEFNTIGVDDGIAMGHIGMRYSLPSREIIADSVETVVNAHWFDGMICIPNCDKITPGMMMAALRINIPTVFVSGGPMAAGKTSKGEVVDLSSVFEGVGAYQSGKISEEELKDIEDHGCPSCGSCSGMFTANSMNCLCEVLGLALPGNGSILAIDPRREELIKQAAEKLKILIERDIKPRDIVTEEAIDDAFALDMAMGGSTNTVLHTLALAQEAGLDYDMNRIDAVSRRVPHLCKVSPASNWHMEDIDRAGGISAILKEMSRKEGVLHLDRITATGQTLRENIAHAEIQDKEVIHSLENPHSEEGGLRILKGNLAKDGAVIKSGATEVKRFEGPCVIFNSQDEALAGIMLGKVKKGDVVVIRYEGPRGGPGMPEMLAPTSAIAGMGLGADVALLTDGRFSGASRGISVGHISPEAAAGGTIALLEKGDIVCIDVEERLLEVRVSDEELDKRKKEWKRPEPKVKTGWLGRYAQMVTSANTGAVLKIPNFD